The Halotia branconii CENA392 region ACCAGCCATCTTTGGATTTAAGATTTGTTTGGACGAAATCAAATAGTTGGTTGGTGTAAGCAGTGTGATAAAGTACGTGCCAGCCGATCGCAGCTTTGGTACTGAGAAACCGCAAATTGTTATGATTTTCTTGTGTATCTGTGATCGTCGCCCAAGATTCACCGTTGACGAATAAGCTGCCATAAACGAAGTAAGGAGCGCGATCCAAGTTATCTTCTGTGACTGCGGTTAATTGTTTGGTAGCTTGATAACGCGCCTGTTGAGCAGCTAAAATTCTATCGGCATAGGCTTTAGGCAAAGCTTGAAATCCAGTTTCAATGCCATCTAGAATATACGGTTCACTAAGGACGTAGTTATTAGCGCCAGAGTTTTGATAATCGCGGCGATCATAAGGAACTCCTTCACCGTAAAGATTCACAAAATTAGTGTGAGACTGATAATCTAAAGCTTGTTTGACATGCAAGCCCCAGAGTTTCAAACCATAAGCAGCATAATTTTCGTAGCCTAAACGTCCTTCTTGGTTGTACTGTTCTTTACCTTTAACAACGGCAGTACCGTACATTTGTCCTTTTTTGGTGAGTCGTTCAACTTGCCAATACTTCCAGACGGCTTCTGTTTGCGATCGCAACTGGGGATACTTAGCTCCGACAATTTTCAGCCAAATTGCCATCCGTCCCAAATCGATTGCCGACCAACCAATTTCTTCACGTTTGTCTAGTTGACCATAATTTACGGGTACAAGAGTTTTGGAGTTGTAAACTTTATTTGGCAGTTCTTCTTTATACAAAGGCATAGATGCCAAAGTTTTCAAAGTTTTATTCATTTTGGCTGCAAATTCTGCCGCCGATACTATATTAAGTTCTTTGGCACTGACTAAAGCAGCGATCGCAGCTGCTTGATCCCACATAGTTACCGAGGTAAAACCATCGACAGAATTGACCAAGCCAGTTTCATCATTCCAGTTGCGCTGGAAGTATAACCAAGCTTGACGTGCAGTTGTTATCTCCTCTGGAGTTAAAGATCCAGAACCAGGAGCAACATAAGGAGTAATGGCTACTGTTAATTGGCTGGGAGTGACAGGTTGACCAGGTAAAACTACAGATTTGGCATCAAGATTAGCAATTGTTTCAGCATCTAGAGGCGAAACAACTGGTTGGGATGTTGAGATTTGAGGTTTTTCAATTAAAGAAGTTTTAGTCAGTTGCTTAGACCAAAAATTGAAAATTGCGATCGCAGCTACAGCCGTGACAAGACCTCCGACAGAAGCCAGTAAGGACAAGCTTTTTGGTGGTGGTTGAAAATCAGAACTCATAATTAGTTATTAAAGCCTAGTTTGGGAAATTGCTGCTATTTGGCGTGTTTTACCAAGCTTCATTCTTCCCACCTTTGAAATCTAACTAACAGCCAAGATTTTCTGTTCTTACTTCTTATTAATTGCGGGATGATTTTTGTCACGCAGAGGCGCAGCGAAAAGTTCCTCGTTCGCGTAAGCGTTCCGCAGGAAAGCCGGGTTTCCCGGCGTAGGAAACTTTTCAAGACAGAGACGCAAAGGAAGAGAAAATAATCTATTCTTCATGCCCAATAGCTTGGCGATCGCAGCGACAAAAAGCGATGTCTTTTGCTGGCAAAGATGCTCTATCTGCCTGTAGCTTGCTTCCCCGCAGGGGGTTATTATACCTCTACGGAGAATATTAGCTCTGGTGACACAGATGCGATCATCGCCTCAAGCACGGTTAGCTATGGAGCTAAAATTAATCAGCCTTGCCATTTTCTTCATAGCTAAGTAAGTGAGGATCGTTAACCCAAATTGATTGTTGAGGTACAGGAATAGAAATTCCGGCTTGATCCAAGGTGATTTTCAAGCGCCGACGATACTCTCGTGCTACGTCCCATTGTTTCAGCGGTTGTGTTTTGATCCACACGCGAATCATCAAACCGCGATCGCCAAAATTATCTATTCCCAAAACTTGAGGTGTTTCTAGTATTTGATATTGCCATTGCGGATCTTGATCCATCTGCGAGGCGACATTTTGAATCAACTGTAAAGCATGATCAATATCAGTTTGATAAGAGACAGGAATTGTTAAATCGGCTCTTGACCAGCGACTAGAAAGATTAGCGACAACTTTAATTTCACTATTGGGAATTGTGATCAAACGCCCTTCAGAATCTCGTAATTGTGTCATCCGCAGATTGAGATTTTCTACTAAGCCTCCGACTTCTCCTACAGCAATGACATCGCCTAAAGCATACTGGTCTTCTAGGATAATCAGGAAACCGTTAATCGCATCTTTAATCAAGTTTTGTGAAGCTAAAGACACGGCAACACCAATTAAACTTGCACCAGCTAATAAGGGAACAATATCTATACCTAAGAAGACCAATGCTAGTAAGATGCCAACTCCTACCCAAACACCAGTCACAATACTTTTAGTCACACCAGAAAATGTCGAGACTCGCAATTGCAGACGTTCATAATTTTCGGAATTTAGTAAAGCCCCACTGCTAATCAAAGTTGAGGTGAAGCGGTCAATCAAGGCATAACTAGCACGAATTACTACATAAATTCCTAGTGTAACAATGCCCAATTTAAACGGGATTTTGGCGGCTGTGAGAATACCAACCTGAAGTATACGTGTATAGGGAAATAAACCCAAAATTATAAAACTTCCACCTCCCCAAATCCCTGCTTGAGTGAGTTGAAACAATCGTGTTTTAACTTCTAAAAGATGCCGATGTTGCTGTTGGTTTAATTGAGTTGCGATTGGTTGTGCTGCTGGTGGGGTTTGAGGGGTAGGGCGGGCTGTGTTCTTTTTGGAACGACGTTGCCAGCTATATACTCCAAAACTGGCAAAAATCATTGCTACTCCGATACCACCGGCAATTTTACCTTGGTCAATTAAAAACTCAGTCTGTCGCTCTTGTTTAGCCCTTGGCAAACCTTTCTGCAACTTCTCTTGGATTTGAGTTGCTAATGTTGACAGATCTGCCTGTTGTAGTCTGGCATCTTCAGAAGTAATGGTCATCAGGTATTTGCCGTTGACATCGATTACAGGTAAACCATTTACTGGTCTAATATCTACCCTGAGATCTGGCGTATCTGAACGAAAATAGCTTTTGCTAATTTCTTGCAAATTTTGCTGAATATTTTGTAAACGATCAGACAAGTTGCTTCTTGATGATGCTATCCGAAACAACCGACGACCATCCAAATAAACCCAGTCCGAAACAATCCTATTATCTAAATTATTACTGACGCTGCTAGGAGCTTGCACATTAGGTAAAAGAGGAGTCTGGGCTGTAGCTTTTGGTGCAAGTGTAGGTGTAGGCACAACAGCCACAGCCATTGAACCTGCGATCGCCAAAAATTGAAAGCGCACTCAGATACCTCCTGGAGCTAAATTTACTAGTGCTAACTACTTCTATAGCCACCTTTATATTTAACTAATAATTTGAGTAAATGTACCTATCTAGAGTTACGTTTTTACTTTGATATTGCGAAAATTTCCTATTTTAGGAAAATATTACCTCTTAAGATAGATGCCAAATTACTTAATATATTTTGGTAAAACTAAGAAGAGTCTTTGCTAAATCTCTTATCCAAGATAAATGAAAAAAACCAAAAACGAAGTTGACATTCCGCTGATCAAACGTCAAGCTAGTCCACAGAACCATTGATATCGGTTTTTGGTAATTACAGCTAAAAATCGCAAGTCGTGGAATAATCTAGTAGAGTACGTAATTAATTACGTAGCTTTTTTTACTTTTTGAGGTAATACTTAATGACTGCAACTTCTCCCCGATTAAAGCACGAGGTTAAAGACCTCGCCCTGGCTAGCTTGGGAAGACAGCGCATTGAATGGGCTGGACGCGAAATGCCAGTCTTAAAGCAAATTCGCGATCGCTTCGCTCAAGAAAAACCCTTTGCCGGGATTCGCCTTGTGGCTTGTTGTCATGTGACAACAGAAACAGCACATCTAGCTATTGCCCTCAAAGCTGGTGGTGCAGATGCTGTTTTAATTGCTAGTAATCCTTTATCAACTCAAGATGACGTAGCTGCTAGCCTCGTCGTCGATCATGAAATTCCCGTTTTTGCTCAAAAAGGCGAAGACAACGAAACTTATAATCGCCACGTACAAATTGCCTTAGATCATCGCCCCAACATTATTATTGATGATGGTAGCGACGTAGTAGCCACCTTAATTCAAGAACGCCAAGATCAAGTTAGCGATTTGATTGGTACTACAGAAGAAACAACAACGGGAATTGTACGTCTGCGCGCCATGCTTAAAGATGGCGTTCTCACTTTCCCAGCTGTCAACGTCAACGATGCAGACACCAAGCACTTCTTTGATAATCGCTATGGTACTGGGCAATCTACCCTAGATGGCATTATCCGGGCTACAAATGTGCTGCTGGCTGGAAAAAACATTGTTGTTGCTGGTTATGGCTGGTGTGGTAAAGGTACGGCACTCCGCGCCCGTGGTCTTGGTGCTAATGTAATTGTCACCGAAATTGACCCCATCAAGGCGATTGAAGCTGTGATGGATGGTTTCCGCGTGTTACCAATGGCAGAAGCTGCTCCTCAAGGTGACTTGTTTATTACAGTTACTGGTAACAAGCATGTGATTCGCGCCGAACATTTCGATATGATGAAAGACGGTGCGATCGTTTGTAACTCTGGTCACTTTGATATTGAAATTGACCTGAAATCTTTGAAGGCTAAGGCTAAAGAAGTTAAACAAGTACGTCCCTTTACCGAAGAGTATCGGTTAGCAAGTGGTAAATCAGTCATAGTTCTGGGTGAAGGACGCTTGGTAAACCTCGCCGCTGCGGAAGGACATCCTAGTGCAGTTATGGATATGAGCTTTGCTAATCAGGCTTTAGCTTGCGAATATCTGGTGAAGAATAAAGGCAAGTTGGAACCGGGTTTACATTCCATCCCTACCGATGTTGACCAAGAAATTGCTCGACTGAAGTTGCAAGCAATTGGAATTAACATTGATACCCTCACACCAGATCAAATTGAGTACACCAATTCTTGGGCTAGCGGGACTTGAGCCTCAGATATTTACTGAATCAGTGGTAGAAGTGAAACGATAACTCAATCTGGAAGTTTATGTTTATGGGATGGGCAATTTGCCTATCCCAATTTTATGAGGTGAGAAAAGAGAGTTTCGTAAACACATGCAAAAAAATGTAGGTTGGGGAGCCACTGCGTTAGACGGGTTTCCGAGGCACTCCGTTGGGCGGCTGTGCCGACTTGTTCGCGCAGCGTCTCCCATTGGGAGAAGGAAGTGCTGCCGGCTTGTAGACGCTTCTGCGGCTTCCCGCAGGGTAGTAAGTGGCGTTTGACGTAAAGAAACCCAACACTTTTATCGATGTTGGGTTGCGCTGTGCTTAACCCAACCTACGCCTAAATGCTGTCTCTAAAGGTTGAACCTCCCTAGCCAAACCAATATGTGCTAGAGATAACGATATATCATTATATTTCACTCCAATCAATGACCATTGCAACTCAAGTGTCCCTACCCAGAAACGTGCGCGGTTAATTACATACCTTAACATTGGATAATCACTTTCCATTAGCTGTACAATATTTTCTCCATAATTTCCCAGTTGGATGGCCATATCGCAAGCTGGATCTCCCAAGCCAGCAACGCCAAAATCGATAATGCCACTAATGCTTTGTGATTCTGGGTTAAAGAGAATGTGATACACAGGCAAATCGCCGTGAATAAGTACAGGTGTGTAACTCAGATCAAGTTCACCTGATACCACAGGCGCAAACAGTTCACGTATCCAAGTTTGCTGGTGTCGCCAAAGGTGAGGAAAGAGAGTTTCTTGAACATCGTTGTACAACTGCAACCAATCTTCATGCGATCGCACTGCATCAGAGAAAGATACTCCCGATGCTGCTAAAACTTCAGATGGAATGCTGTGCAATTGTTGGTGAAATGTAGCAAGTTGAGAAATAACACGGGTTTGTGCGATTTTACTCAACTTCAGCAGAGTATTGCGAGAAAGGGGTTCACCTTTGAGATATCGATAAGTAACAAAGCCTTCTTGCAAATGCTCAAAACGGGGAATCGGTAAATCAATATAACGTTGCAACACTTGCAAGACTTTAGCTTCATGAAAAAGTACTTGTTTTCCCCAATCTTCTTTAGCGAAGCGACAGACAAACTGATGGTTAACTATCACTACATCATTGATCATGCCATCTTGATTAAAATCTAGATGGTCAAAGGAAATATTCGGATAAACTGCACGAATCTTATTCAGATAAGAGGAAGGAATATTATTCACAGTGGATTTTACGATGGCAACAAACAATCAAAATCATTCGGACTTTTCGCCCGACAGAAACGATGTAACTGATTTGTGTGTTTGTTTTATCTACGCAACACTGTTGTTAAACTCCCCTAAAATATCCTTAAAAATAAGTCTAGCATCACCTAAAGCTTATTACCTGCACAAATTGGTATAAGATGCTTCATAGCATACGCTGCACGCGAGTTAGGCGCTCTGAGTAGTTTTTGATTACCTGTAGAGCAAACATTGGTGTTTCTTGAACTGCAAAGAGAAACCTGTCTTGATCAAGGGAAGCAAGTTGACAATGAGTCTTAGCGATCGCTGTATATGTTCTATTTCCTACGCCTATAAGTACCCCTGTACCAAAAACTTCGCCTGCCTCAATTGTTTCTACAACTTTACCATTAACTAATATATTTACCTCTCCGTACAAAATCCCAAACATCAAATTGCCAGGCTCTCCTTCCTCAAAAATAACTTTATCTGCTGCAAATGTTTGAGGATTTGGTTGTTTTTGAAAGATACTACTGTAATTACGGGATTTAGCATGAAAATGACCTAAAATTCCTAATTTTTAAATAAATTATTGGTATGAACTACACGAGAGCCGAAAAAAGTATACTATTTTCTGTTGATTAACTATCACCTATTGATAGATTCCAGGTTAGTATCCAAAAAACAAGTTTTTGGCAATTTGGCAGACATACAGTCCTTAACACTGGTATATTTTGTCTTGTGCAAGGGGTGTAGCAGAAGTGGTTCCGGCTATCATGGTCGGAACCACTTCTGCTATTTATCCTCCAATTCCAGAATGACCGGTGCATGATCGCTGGGTTGGGTCAATTTTCTGGGTGTAGCATCAATAATACAACTTTTAGCCCGCTCATAAAGTGCTGGTGTGAGATAGTGATGGTCAATTCGCCAACCTAAGTTGCGACGAAAAGCGGCGGCGCGATAATCCCACCAGCTGTAGTGTCCACCTTCTGTAGTAAATTTGCGAAAGGCATCAGCAAATCCCATTGCCAGAATATCTCGTAAGGCTTGGCGTTCTAGTTCGGAAGCCATAATATGATTGTCTGGACTTACTTGATCGTGAATATCCTTGGCTTCCAGAGCAATATTGAAATCGCCACAGACACAAATATCAGGTTGTGACAGCAACAGACATTTTAAATATTCTCGCAGTACTTTCAACCAGCGCAGTTTATATGCGTATTTTTCAGTTCCTACTGCTGCGCCATTGGGAACATATAAATTTACAATCCGAATGCCATCAATTACGCCTGTAATCACCCGCTTTTGCTCATCCCATTCCAGCAGTTGATCGCTCAAAATTGCTGTAAAACCAGTAGTTACATCTACAAGCTGTTTACGGCTAATTAAAGCTACACCGTTATAAGATTTTTGTCCTGATAAATAAAGGTGATAGCCCAATTCTTCAAAAAGCGATCGCGGAAAATCGGCATCTATAACTTTTGTTTCTTGTAAGCAGAGGACATCAACGGGATTTTGTTTGAGCCAATCAATAACCTGTTCTAAACGAATGCGAACTGAGTTGATATTCCAAGTAGCTATTTTCATTAGTTAAGTAGCAGTATCCAGAGCAATAATGAACTTTTAATTATTACTTATTTATGATTCTTTAATATTTGTAATCTTCCTCTTTTGATCCTGATTTTTCCTTATTTAACGTTGTGATCAATTGATCCCATCCCATAATTTTAGTATCTACAGCTACAAAATCTACCTTTTTTGTAAGTTTAGCTACAAAAAATTCTAACCGCCTATGATCCCCGCGATAGATGAAACCGTTAGAAGGTGAGTTATATTCTATAAAGTATAGTCGCTAGGTCGCTACGGCTGTTTGGTTTTAAATACATCGGTAATGTTTGACAGTAAGGTTAACTAATATTGCGCTCCCAAGAGTCAATTAAGTTAATTTAAATGTCAAAAGAGTAAGTACAAATGCTTGTCCTCATAAAATAATGTTCAGTCTTTACATTGAGGACAAATTTAACGACTGAACCCTAACAAATGTATGAAAATCGCTCAAGTTGCCCCCTTATGGGAACGAGTTCCACCTCCTAATTATGGAGGAATTGAACTGGTAGTGAGTCGCTTGACCGATGAACTAGTTCGTCGCGGTCATGAAGTAACTTTGTTTGCCTCTGGCGATTCTCTAACTTTGGCTCATTTAGAAGCAGTTTATCCATACGCATTGCGCTTAGATCAAAATATCCAAGAGTATGCAGTGTACGAAACGCTGGAACTGAGTCAAGTTTATCAACAAGCTGCGGCATTTGATATTATCCATTCTCATGTAGGGATGACGGCATTACCTTTAGCGAATTTGGTATCAACTCCCACAGTACATACACTGCACGGCAATTTTACCAAGGATAACCGTCATGTATATAGTCACCATCAACAGCAATCATACGTCAGCATCAGTAACGCCCAGCGTCAAATTAAATTAAACTATGTTGGCACAGTTTATAACGGGATTGAATTAGCGGATTATCCATTTGTAGCTCAGCCTCAAGAATTGCCCTATTTAGCATTTTTAGGACGCTTTTCTCCAGAGAAAGGGCCACAATATGCGATCGCTATTGCTAAGCAAAGTGGTTGGCGCTTAAAAATGGCAGGAAAAGTTGATGTAGTCGATTCAAAGTTTTTTGAACAAGAAATTGCCCCCCATATCGATGGTCAGCAAA contains the following coding sequences:
- a CDS encoding glycosyltransferase family 4 protein is translated as MKIAQVAPLWERVPPPNYGGIELVVSRLTDELVRRGHEVTLFASGDSLTLAHLEAVYPYALRLDQNIQEYAVYETLELSQVYQQAAAFDIIHSHVGMTALPLANLVSTPTVHTLHGNFTKDNRHVYSHHQQQSYVSISNAQRQIKLNYVGTVYNGIELADYPFVAQPQELPYLAFLGRFSPEKGPQYAIAIAKQSGWRLKMAGKVDVVDSKFFEQEIAPHIDGQQIEYLGEINHAEKAELLGNAAITLFPITWQEPFGLVMIESMATGTPVIAINLGSIPEVIVNGETGFMCQTYEEMAAMIPAALELNRQTCRAYVENKFSVNQMVSDYEAVYEQIIKSRIDLNGYIHAAKIRV
- a CDS encoding phosphotransferase family protein, whose amino-acid sequence is MNNIPSSYLNKIRAVYPNISFDHLDFNQDGMINDVVIVNHQFVCRFAKEDWGKQVLFHEAKVLQVLQRYIDLPIPRFEHLQEGFVTYRYLKGEPLSRNTLLKLSKIAQTRVISQLATFHQQLHSIPSEVLAASGVSFSDAVRSHEDWLQLYNDVQETLFPHLWRHQQTWIRELFAPVVSGELDLSYTPVLIHGDLPVYHILFNPESQSISGIIDFGVAGLGDPACDMAIQLGNYGENIVQLMESDYPMLRYVINRARFWVGTLELQWSLIGVKYNDISLSLAHIGLAREVQPLETAFRRRLG
- the xth gene encoding exodeoxyribonuclease III gives rise to the protein MKIATWNINSVRIRLEQVIDWLKQNPVDVLCLQETKVIDADFPRSLFEELGYHLYLSGQKSYNGVALISRKQLVDVTTGFTAILSDQLLEWDEQKRVITGVIDGIRIVNLYVPNGAAVGTEKYAYKLRWLKVLREYLKCLLLSQPDICVCGDFNIALEAKDIHDQVSPDNHIMASELERQALRDILAMGFADAFRKFTTEGGHYSWWDYRAAAFRRNLGWRIDHHYLTPALYERAKSCIIDATPRKLTQPSDHAPVILELEDK
- the ahcY gene encoding adenosylhomocysteinase, with protein sequence MTATSPRLKHEVKDLALASLGRQRIEWAGREMPVLKQIRDRFAQEKPFAGIRLVACCHVTTETAHLAIALKAGGADAVLIASNPLSTQDDVAASLVVDHEIPVFAQKGEDNETYNRHVQIALDHRPNIIIDDGSDVVATLIQERQDQVSDLIGTTEETTTGIVRLRAMLKDGVLTFPAVNVNDADTKHFFDNRYGTGQSTLDGIIRATNVLLAGKNIVVAGYGWCGKGTALRARGLGANVIVTEIDPIKAIEAVMDGFRVLPMAEAAPQGDLFITVTGNKHVIRAEHFDMMKDGAIVCNSGHFDIEIDLKSLKAKAKEVKQVRPFTEEYRLASGKSVIVLGEGRLVNLAAAEGHPSAVMDMSFANQALACEYLVKNKGKLEPGLHSIPTDVDQEIARLKLQAIGINIDTLTPDQIEYTNSWASGT
- a CDS encoding mechanosensitive ion channel family protein is translated as MRFQFLAIAGSMAVAVVPTPTLAPKATAQTPLLPNVQAPSSVSNNLDNRIVSDWVYLDGRRLFRIASSRSNLSDRLQNIQQNLQEISKSYFRSDTPDLRVDIRPVNGLPVIDVNGKYLMTITSEDARLQQADLSTLATQIQEKLQKGLPRAKQERQTEFLIDQGKIAGGIGVAMIFASFGVYSWQRRSKKNTARPTPQTPPAAQPIATQLNQQQHRHLLEVKTRLFQLTQAGIWGGGSFIILGLFPYTRILQVGILTAAKIPFKLGIVTLGIYVVIRASYALIDRFTSTLISSGALLNSENYERLQLRVSTFSGVTKSIVTGVWVGVGILLALVFLGIDIVPLLAGASLIGVAVSLASQNLIKDAINGFLIILEDQYALGDVIAVGEVGGLVENLNLRMTQLRDSEGRLITIPNSEIKVVANLSSRWSRADLTIPVSYQTDIDHALQLIQNVASQMDQDPQWQYQILETPQVLGIDNFGDRGLMIRVWIKTQPLKQWDVAREYRRRLKITLDQAGISIPVPQQSIWVNDPHLLSYEENGKAD
- a CDS encoding DUF3131 domain-containing protein; amino-acid sequence: MSSDFQPPPKSLSLLASVGGLVTAVAAIAIFNFWSKQLTKTSLIEKPQISTSQPVVSPLDAETIANLDAKSVVLPGQPVTPSQLTVAITPYVAPGSGSLTPEEITTARQAWLYFQRNWNDETGLVNSVDGFTSVTMWDQAAAIAALVSAKELNIVSAAEFAAKMNKTLKTLASMPLYKEELPNKVYNSKTLVPVNYGQLDKREEIGWSAIDLGRMAIWLKIVGAKYPQLRSQTEAVWKYWQVERLTKKGQMYGTAVVKGKEQYNQEGRLGYENYAAYGLKLWGLHVKQALDYQSHTNFVNLYGEGVPYDRRDYQNSGANNYVLSEPYILDGIETGFQALPKAYADRILAAQQARYQATKQLTAVTEDNLDRAPYFVYGSLFVNGESWATITDTQENHNNLRFLSTKAAIGWHVLYHTAYTNQLFDFVQTNLKSKDGWYNGFYESLHQPNKALTANNNGVILESLLYKQVGQPLTVWAGVKPGSNEKLKIKN